The Enterococcus rotai genome includes a window with the following:
- the recD2 gene encoding SF1B family DNA helicase RecD2, with protein sequence METLFGDEEKEYVVGQVQAIFFQNPSNFYKVLLVKITDTNTDYLEKEIVTTGSFGQIQEEEIYRFFGHFVDHPRYGKQFQVDSYQQERPTSASGVVNYLSSEKFPGIGKRTAEKIVEILGEDAIDRIIATPDVLAEVPQLNEKKRQTIIETIRLNHGMEQVIVGLNRYGFGSQLSFAIYQTYKEETLDIIHENPYQLVEDIEGIGFKRADNIAEQLGIGADSDKRVRAAITHEIFQHSVRSGNTYVEAEILLRETINTLEASRPVEISLDQVAEQIIHLVEEGKIQQEGTKLFENSLYFSEWGIGTSIQRLLSRKKEIKYEKKEIEKNIRGVEKRLGILYGDSQQAAIEEAIKSPLFILTGGPGTGKTTVINGIVSVFAELNGLSLDVKDYTQEMFPILLAAPTGRAAKRMNETTGLPASTIHRLLGLTGREKNPSMTAKELEGGLLIVDEMSMVDTWLANTLFKAIPTNMQVIFVGDKDQLPSVGPGQVLHDLMQINEIPQKELTEIYRQGDGSSIIPLAHEIKQGKLPQNFTVNQKDRSFFPSDVHHIETYVRQIVTKAKAKGFSPQDIQLLAPMYRGAAGIDALNKMMQEIFNPNDGTKKEVKWNESVYRIGDKVLHLVNTPELNVFNGDMGEIVGIILAKESEDKVDELVIQFDNNEVSYKRNEWNKITLSYCCSIHKAQGSEFKMVILPMVHQYHRMLQRNLLYTAVTRSKDILILLGEVQAFNTCVAHESASRLTMLKERITSADDMSLTTRMQLEAYEEGLNKETPFSDTAGADKSIVYETTNENKAAVIEETTEPISTVVKPKIEEMSLFNEPAQESAEQVNEVLDRLLTPDLVKTQTIDPMIGMGQTTPYDFMK encoded by the coding sequence ATGGAAACATTGTTTGGTGATGAGGAAAAAGAATATGTGGTAGGCCAAGTTCAAGCGATCTTTTTTCAAAACCCTAGCAATTTTTATAAAGTTTTACTAGTAAAGATCACGGATACGAATACAGATTATTTAGAGAAAGAAATTGTAACAACGGGTAGCTTCGGTCAAATCCAAGAAGAAGAGATTTACCGTTTTTTTGGTCATTTCGTCGATCATCCTCGTTATGGTAAACAATTTCAAGTCGATAGCTACCAGCAAGAACGACCAACTTCTGCAAGTGGTGTGGTAAATTATCTTTCTAGTGAAAAATTTCCAGGAATCGGAAAGCGAACAGCTGAGAAAATTGTGGAAATCTTAGGGGAAGATGCAATTGACCGAATCATTGCTACACCTGATGTATTAGCAGAAGTTCCTCAATTAAATGAAAAAAAACGCCAAACAATTATCGAAACGATCCGCTTGAATCACGGAATGGAACAAGTAATTGTTGGGTTAAATCGTTATGGCTTTGGTAGTCAGCTGTCATTTGCGATTTATCAAACATATAAAGAAGAGACCTTAGATATTATTCATGAAAATCCCTACCAATTAGTGGAGGATATTGAGGGAATTGGCTTTAAACGAGCAGATAATATTGCAGAACAACTTGGCATTGGAGCTGATTCTGATAAACGAGTCAGAGCTGCGATCACACATGAGATTTTCCAACATTCTGTTCGGTCAGGAAATACCTATGTGGAAGCGGAAATACTCCTTCGTGAAACGATCAATACCTTGGAAGCCAGTCGTCCTGTTGAAATATCTTTAGATCAAGTAGCAGAACAAATCATTCATTTGGTGGAAGAAGGTAAAATCCAGCAAGAAGGCACTAAACTTTTTGAAAACAGCTTATATTTTTCTGAGTGGGGAATTGGGACCTCGATCCAGCGTTTACTTTCACGAAAAAAAGAAATTAAATACGAGAAAAAAGAGATTGAAAAAAATATACGAGGTGTGGAAAAACGTTTGGGGATTCTATATGGTGATTCTCAACAAGCAGCAATCGAAGAAGCGATCAAGTCGCCATTATTTATCTTAACTGGTGGACCAGGAACGGGGAAAACTACTGTCATCAATGGGATAGTTTCAGTTTTTGCTGAACTAAACGGACTTTCTCTCGATGTAAAAGATTACACTCAGGAAATGTTTCCAATTTTGCTAGCGGCTCCGACTGGTCGTGCAGCCAAGCGGATGAATGAAACAACAGGCTTGCCTGCCAGTACGATTCACCGTTTGTTGGGACTAACTGGGAGGGAAAAAAATCCCAGTATGACAGCCAAAGAACTAGAGGGTGGTCTCTTGATCGTCGATGAAATGTCGATGGTTGATACTTGGTTAGCCAATACCTTGTTTAAAGCTATTCCAACCAATATGCAAGTGATTTTCGTTGGGGATAAGGATCAATTACCTTCTGTTGGTCCGGGGCAAGTATTGCACGATTTGATGCAAATCAACGAAATTCCCCAAAAAGAGTTGACCGAAATCTATCGACAAGGGGATGGGTCAAGCATTATTCCGTTGGCTCACGAAATCAAGCAAGGCAAATTACCTCAGAATTTTACTGTAAATCAAAAAGACCGTTCATTTTTCCCTAGTGATGTCCATCATATTGAGACCTATGTCCGTCAAATCGTGACCAAGGCAAAGGCGAAAGGTTTTTCACCCCAAGATATTCAATTATTGGCTCCGATGTATCGTGGAGCTGCTGGGATCGATGCGCTGAATAAAATGATGCAAGAAATTTTCAATCCAAATGATGGCACAAAAAAAGAAGTAAAGTGGAATGAGTCGGTTTATCGTATTGGAGATAAGGTCCTACATTTGGTCAATACGCCGGAATTGAATGTTTTTAATGGTGATATGGGTGAAATTGTCGGAATTATTTTAGCTAAGGAATCAGAAGATAAAGTCGATGAATTAGTGATTCAATTTGATAACAATGAAGTTAGCTACAAACGTAATGAGTGGAATAAAATCACGCTTTCATATTGTTGTTCGATCCATAAAGCCCAAGGTAGTGAATTTAAAATGGTTATTTTACCAATGGTTCACCAGTATCATCGGATGCTGCAAAGAAACTTGCTTTATACGGCAGTTACTCGAAGTAAAGATATTCTGATTTTACTGGGAGAAGTTCAAGCGTTTAATACTTGTGTAGCCCATGAATCTGCGAGTCGCTTAACTATGTTGAAAGAACGAATTACTAGTGCTGATGATATGTCACTGACTACCAGAATGCAGCTGGAAGCTTATGAAGAAGGTTTAAATAAGGAGACACCATTTTCTGATACAGCGGGAGCAGACAAGTCGATCGTGTATGAGACAACCAATGAGAATAAAGCAGCGGTAATCGAAGAAACAACAGAGCCAATCAGTACAGTTGTTAAACCTAAAATAGAAGAAATGTCATTATTTAATGAACCGGCGCAAGAAAGTGCGGAGCAAGTCAACGAAGTCCTAGATCGATTACTAACGCCAGACCTAGTAAAAACGCAGACAATTGATCCAATGATCGGCATGGGGCAAACAACGCCTTATGATTTTATGAAATAA
- a CDS encoding histidine phosphatase family protein yields the protein MKLYFTRHGKTEWNQELRFQGMSGDSPLLPTSYDEIKQLGQMIKDVPFEKIFSSTSMRARKTAEGINQELERPVKIVYTDELKELGLGKLEGQSIAEMRKTYEKELEHMRYRLDRYNPEVFQGEPIEQAISRIATVVEAAVESGDGPYLFVGHGASLTAAIQALTGKDLADLRSMGGLKNNSLSILETTESEADSAYTLKLWNDDSFLQ from the coding sequence ATGAAATTATATTTTACTCGTCACGGAAAAACAGAATGGAATCAAGAGCTTAGATTTCAGGGAATGAGCGGTGATTCACCACTGCTTCCAACGAGTTATGATGAAATAAAGCAATTAGGTCAAATGATCAAAGATGTGCCTTTTGAAAAAATATTTTCAAGTACCTCAATGCGTGCGAGAAAAACAGCTGAAGGCATCAATCAGGAACTTGAACGGCCAGTAAAAATCGTTTACACAGATGAGCTGAAAGAACTAGGTTTAGGAAAATTAGAAGGACAATCGATTGCTGAAATGAGAAAAACATACGAAAAAGAATTAGAACATATGCGCTATCGATTGGATCGTTACAATCCAGAAGTCTTTCAAGGAGAACCGATCGAACAGGCAATTTCCCGTATTGCAACAGTAGTTGAAGCAGCGGTAGAATCAGGTGATGGACCTTATCTTTTTGTTGGGCATGGGGCATCGTTAACGGCTGCAATCCAAGCACTTACTGGCAAAGATTTAGCCGATTTACGTAGCATGGGCGGACTTAAAAATAATAGTTTGTCGATTCTAGAAACAACAGAATCAGAGGCTGATTCAGCTTACACGTTAAAATTATGGAATGATGATTCTTTTTTACAATAA
- the gloA2 gene encoding SMU1112c/YaeR family gloxylase I-like metalloprotein, translated as MFFKHIHHIAINCSDYHKTKEFYVEKLGFEIIRENQRTDKKDIKLDLKLGQQELEIFITPNAPKRPSYPEALGLRHLAFKVEDIEEVIAFLNTKGIECEALRTDTFTGEKMTFFFDPDGLPLELHE; from the coding sequence TTGTTTTTTAAACACATTCATCACATTGCCATCAATTGTTCTGATTATCATAAGACAAAAGAATTCTATGTCGAAAAACTAGGTTTTGAAATTATCCGTGAAAATCAAAGAACAGATAAAAAGGATATCAAACTGGACTTAAAACTAGGGCAACAGGAATTAGAGATTTTTATAACACCTAATGCACCTAAACGTCCATCTTATCCTGAAGCTTTAGGATTGCGTCATCTTGCTTTTAAAGTCGAGGACATTGAAGAAGTTATTGCCTTTTTAAATACTAAAGGAATCGAATGTGAGGCGCTTCGGACAGATACATTTACAGGTGAAAAAATGACTTTTTTCTTTGATCCAGATGGTCTGCCTCTAGAATTACATGAATGA
- the trmL gene encoding tRNA (uridine(34)/cytosine(34)/5-carboxymethylaminomethyluridine(34)-2'-O)-methyltransferase TrmL: protein MTNHIVLFEPQIPANTGNIARTCAATNSPLHLIEPLGFSTDDKHLKRAGLDYWNDVNIMYHKDLAAFLSYLEDRPLHLVTKFANQTYSEMDYADGKDHYFMFGKETTGLPEEFMRENEEKCLRIPMNDEHVRSLNLSNTVALVVYEALRQQDFPALELKHHYENDKLD, encoded by the coding sequence ATGACAAATCATATCGTATTGTTTGAACCACAAATCCCAGCGAACACTGGGAATATTGCCCGAACTTGTGCCGCAACTAATTCACCCTTACATCTCATCGAGCCGTTAGGTTTTTCAACAGATGACAAGCACTTGAAAAGAGCCGGATTAGACTATTGGAACGATGTTAATATTATGTATCATAAAGATTTAGCAGCCTTTTTAAGTTACTTAGAGGATCGTCCACTGCACTTGGTCACAAAGTTTGCAAATCAAACGTATAGCGAAATGGACTATGCTGATGGTAAAGATCATTACTTTATGTTCGGGAAAGAAACGACTGGATTACCAGAAGAGTTTATGCGTGAAAATGAGGAGAAGTGTTTACGAATTCCAATGAATGATGAGCATGTGCGTTCATTAAATTTATCAAACACAGTAGCGTTGGTGGTGTATGAAGCATTACGCCAACAGGATTTTCCAGCTTTAGAATTGAAACATCATTATGAAAATGATAAATTAGATTAA
- a CDS encoding methyltransferase domain-containing protein gives MLKKIDFARIFLETHHEQFLCPVCKQSFQLEGYSLICAQNHQFDLSKKGTIYFLSHSVQTEYNKKMLLHRGRLIQSGMYQLLLEKIIAAMDLTGSTLDVGCGEGSFLAELSQLGLAGAKYGFDISKDGIYLASNQPIEAFWSVADLTNLPFANQSMDTILNIFSPSHYQEFQRVLKQDGNVIKVIPEADYLKELRAAFYPEDKTKQTYSNEKVLAKFSKEMTVLSDERVSFTYAIPKEYRLDLLEMSPLEWGVAEQVKEALQENPLTEITIDVRMLKGKVR, from the coding sequence ATGTTAAAAAAAATTGATTTTGCACGTATTTTTTTAGAAACGCACCATGAACAGTTTCTTTGTCCAGTATGTAAGCAGTCATTTCAATTGGAAGGCTACAGTCTGATTTGTGCGCAGAATCATCAATTTGATTTATCAAAGAAGGGAACGATTTATTTTCTTTCCCATAGTGTTCAGACTGAATATAATAAAAAAATGTTGCTTCATAGAGGTCGCTTGATTCAAAGTGGCATGTATCAGCTTTTGTTGGAAAAAATCATTGCTGCAATGGATTTAACTGGTTCAACGTTAGATGTTGGCTGTGGTGAAGGAAGTTTCTTAGCTGAATTGTCTCAATTAGGATTAGCTGGTGCAAAATATGGTTTTGATATTTCAAAAGATGGCATTTACTTAGCGAGTAATCAGCCGATCGAGGCTTTTTGGTCAGTGGCAGATCTGACCAATTTACCGTTTGCAAATCAATCAATGGATACCATTTTGAATATTTTTTCGCCCTCTCATTATCAAGAATTTCAGCGTGTTTTGAAACAAGATGGAAATGTGATCAAAGTGATCCCCGAAGCTGATTATTTGAAAGAGTTAAGGGCAGCGTTTTATCCAGAAGATAAAACAAAACAAACCTATTCAAATGAAAAAGTTTTAGCCAAGTTTTCTAAAGAAATGACTGTTTTGAGCGATGAGCGAGTGAGCTTTACGTATGCTATTCCGAAAGAGTATCGTTTAGATTTATTGGAAATGTCTCCGCTTGAATGGGGAGTGGCTGAACAAGTAAAAGAAGCGCTTCAAGAAAATCCATTAACTGAAATTACAATTGACGTCCGCATGTTAAAAGGAAAGGTTAGATAA
- a CDS encoding copper homeostasis protein CutC, with protein sequence MIKEFCAENFTNIPTAIRNGAGRIELCDNLAVGGTTPSTGVIEEAVAYAGEKSIPVMTIIRPRGGDFVYNDIELKIMHTDLIEAKKIGTDGVVLGCLTADGWLDEEALELLIDTAEGLQITFHMAFDVLNKENQFKAIDWLADHDVHRILTHGGPAGSPIEENFDHLKELIQYADKRLIILPGGGISSKNADTVLNSLGVNEVHGTKIVE encoded by the coding sequence ATGATAAAAGAATTTTGTGCTGAGAATTTCACAAATATCCCAACAGCTATTCGCAACGGAGCTGGAAGAATCGAATTATGTGATAATTTAGCCGTAGGTGGTACAACCCCGAGTACTGGTGTGATCGAAGAAGCTGTAGCATATGCTGGAGAAAAATCAATTCCTGTTATGACGATCATCAGACCCAGAGGCGGAGATTTTGTTTACAATGATATTGAGCTTAAAATCATGCATACAGATTTAATCGAAGCAAAAAAAATTGGAACTGATGGTGTTGTTTTAGGGTGTCTAACAGCTGATGGCTGGTTAGATGAAGAAGCTTTAGAGTTATTGATCGATACTGCAGAAGGATTACAAATCACGTTTCATATGGCTTTTGATGTATTAAATAAAGAAAATCAATTTAAAGCAATCGATTGGTTGGCTGATCATGATGTTCACCGGATTCTCACACATGGAGGTCCTGCTGGAAGCCCAATTGAAGAAAATTTTGATCATTTGAAAGAGCTCATTCAATACGCTGACAAACGGCTTATCATCTTGCCAGGCGGGGGAATTTCTAGTAAAAACGCGGATACTGTTCTAAATTCTTTAGGTGTCAACGAAGTCCACGGAACAAAAATTGTAGAATAA
- a CDS encoding TetR/AcrR family transcriptional regulator, with product MARNKYPEETVKKILDVSEQLFLEKGYDHTTIQDIIDHLGGLTKGVIYHHFKSKEEIFNTILEKRYAIGITDQIESMKDISGFEKIKKINSMSLRSLEHQKLAFSAKSLITNPRIIGELYAEAFTNIIPYIKTFVEEGIKDGSIKTDYPQEIAELIVISTNIWLAPSFYKMDENALLNKLSFFKMLYEGVNFPLIDDEYIDDVVTMFRAIQE from the coding sequence GTGGCACGTAATAAGTATCCAGAGGAAACAGTAAAAAAAATATTAGATGTATCAGAACAGCTCTTTTTAGAAAAAGGTTACGATCATACGACAATTCAAGATATAATTGATCATTTGGGGGGACTAACAAAAGGCGTTATCTATCACCATTTTAAATCAAAAGAAGAAATCTTTAATACTATATTAGAAAAAAGATATGCTATTGGGATAACGGATCAAATTGAATCAATGAAAGACATAAGCGGTTTTGAAAAAATTAAGAAAATCAATTCAATGAGTTTAAGATCATTGGAGCATCAAAAACTTGCTTTTTCTGCAAAATCATTGATTACAAACCCCAGAATTATTGGGGAACTGTATGCGGAAGCTTTTACAAATATTATTCCCTATATTAAAACATTCGTTGAAGAAGGGATCAAGGACGGTTCAATCAAAACGGATTATCCTCAAGAAATTGCCGAGTTGATTGTAATCTCGACAAATATCTGGTTAGCTCCTTCGTTTTATAAAATGGATGAAAACGCGCTTTTGAACAAGCTGTCATTTTTTAAAATGCTCTATGAAGGCGTAAATTTTCCGTTGATCGATGATGAGTATATAGATGATGTAGTGACGATGTTTAGGGCGATTCAAGAATAA
- the mgtE gene encoding magnesium transporter, with translation MDDHFSLLLEKLKDQQMAEFRELFLELHIYEQGQFYQSIDETDRKQIYSYLSPKELADMFDVIEEDNENMKDYIAEMRPSYAAEMLSEMYTDNAVDLLNMLDKGQKAKYLSLMSTEDAGEIKELLHYEDDTAGSIMTTEFVSIVANQTVRSAMYVLKNQADVAETIYYVYVVDQENHLVGVISLRDLIVNDDDTMISDVLSERVISVHVGDDQEDVAQTIRDYDFLALPVTDYDDHLLGIVTVDDIIDVIDDEAASDYSGLAGVNVEEVSENPFKAASKRLPWLITLLFLGMSTATLISHYEELVSEASILAVFISLITGTAGNAGTQSLAVAVRRLAVSDEKDNNFGRLIVSEVLTGLVTGAITGVAIFLVVGVWQHNFPLGFVIGMAMLCAITVANLAGSLIPMLMDKLGFDPAVASGPFITTLSDLTSVLIYFNIASLFMQYFV, from the coding sequence ATGGACGATCATTTTTCGTTACTGCTAGAAAAATTGAAAGACCAACAAATGGCTGAATTCAGAGAATTGTTTTTAGAGCTCCACATATACGAACAAGGACAATTCTACCAATCGATTGACGAAACAGATCGAAAACAAATTTATAGTTATCTGTCACCAAAAGAATTGGCGGATATGTTTGATGTTATTGAAGAAGATAACGAAAACATGAAGGATTATATTGCTGAAATGCGTCCTAGCTATGCTGCAGAAATGTTATCAGAGATGTATACGGATAACGCAGTTGATTTATTAAATATGCTGGATAAAGGTCAAAAAGCGAAATATTTAAGTCTGATGAGCACAGAAGATGCTGGTGAGATTAAAGAACTATTGCATTATGAAGATGACACCGCAGGCTCGATCATGACAACTGAGTTTGTCTCTATCGTGGCTAACCAAACGGTGCGTTCTGCAATGTATGTCTTGAAAAATCAGGCAGATGTGGCCGAGACGATTTACTATGTTTATGTGGTCGATCAGGAAAACCATTTAGTCGGAGTTATTTCTTTGCGTGATTTGATCGTAAATGATGATGACACGATGATTTCTGATGTTCTAAGTGAGCGGGTTATTTCTGTTCATGTTGGCGATGACCAAGAAGATGTTGCCCAAACGATTCGGGATTACGATTTCTTAGCCTTACCGGTCACAGATTATGATGATCATCTTTTAGGGATCGTAACGGTTGATGATATCATCGATGTTATCGATGATGAAGCGGCCAGTGATTACTCTGGTTTGGCTGGGGTCAACGTCGAAGAAGTCAGTGAAAATCCATTCAAAGCAGCTTCAAAACGATTGCCGTGGTTGATTACGTTATTATTTTTAGGGATGTCTACAGCAACATTGATTAGCCATTATGAAGAATTAGTAAGTGAAGCAAGTATTTTGGCTGTATTCATCTCATTGATCACAGGGACTGCCGGAAATGCGGGCACCCAATCATTAGCGGTGGCAGTTAGAAGACTAGCAGTATCAGATGAAAAAGATAATAACTTTGGTCGCTTGATTGTCAGTGAAGTATTGACTGGTTTAGTAACAGGAGCAATTACAGGAGTAGCAATTTTTCTTGTTGTTGGTGTTTGGCAGCATAATTTCCCATTAGGTTTTGTCATTGGAATGGCGATGCTGTGTGCGATAACTGTAGCGAACCTAGCAGGAAGTTTGATTCCAATGCTGATGGATAAATTAGGCTTTGACCCAGCAGTAGCTAGTGGTCCATTTATTACAACTTTAAGTGATTTAACCAGTGTTTTGATTTATTTTAATATTGCTAGTCTTTTTATGCAGTATTTTGTGTGA
- a CDS encoding RluA family pseudouridine synthase → MEFYWTVEKKESQQVKVFLKEQGISKGLLAKIKFQGGKIEVNQSVENALFKLSFGDQVKVTIPDEKEHETLLVDDVPIDIVFEDDHYLVVNKPAGVASIPAQYHPNGTMANRVKAYYKKQEYKNQVIHVVTRLDRDTTGLMLFAKHGFAHAMLDQELRKKAVIKIYQALVGGSTSELKEHTTIQLPIGRDLSSILKRTIVETGQQAETEYWLTKRKGDEALVNIQLHTGRTHQIRVHFEAIGCPLLGDEMYGGKMDSGIERQALHCCKLSFIHPFTKQRLELTSPLAEDMNKIVDRL, encoded by the coding sequence ATGGAATTTTATTGGACAGTAGAAAAAAAAGAATCACAACAAGTAAAAGTTTTTTTAAAAGAGCAAGGCATCTCAAAAGGTCTATTAGCGAAAATTAAGTTTCAAGGTGGTAAAATCGAAGTCAATCAGTCAGTTGAAAATGCCTTGTTCAAATTATCTTTCGGAGATCAAGTTAAAGTCACGATTCCAGATGAAAAAGAGCATGAGACATTACTTGTAGATGATGTGCCAATTGATATCGTATTTGAGGACGATCATTATCTAGTTGTGAATAAGCCAGCAGGAGTTGCCTCGATCCCTGCTCAATATCATCCTAATGGAACTATGGCCAATCGTGTAAAAGCCTATTACAAAAAGCAAGAATATAAAAATCAGGTGATACATGTCGTCACTCGCTTGGATCGAGATACGACAGGTTTAATGCTATTTGCTAAGCATGGTTTTGCTCATGCGATGCTGGATCAAGAATTGCGTAAAAAAGCAGTAATCAAAATTTATCAAGCACTAGTAGGCGGTTCGACTTCTGAATTAAAAGAGCATACAACCATTCAACTTCCAATCGGTCGGGATTTATCTTCTATTTTGAAACGAACGATTGTTGAAACCGGACAACAAGCTGAAACGGAATATTGGCTGACAAAACGCAAAGGCGATGAAGCTTTGGTCAATATTCAACTTCATACAGGTAGAACCCATCAAATTAGAGTGCATTTTGAGGCGATTGGGTGCCCTTTGTTGGGTGATGAGATGTATGGTGGTAAAATGGATAGTGGTATTGAGCGTCAGGCTCTACATTGCTGTAAATTGAGTTTTATTCATCCGTTTACCAAACAACGCTTAGAATTAACTTCTCCTTTAGCAGAAGATATGAATAAAATTGTAGATCGATTATAG
- a CDS encoding NAD kinase, whose amino-acid sequence MKVAIVHNHEHKSSEVTRHLLLLLKKNKIEIDDHQPDLVISVGGDGTLLSAFHRFSHRLDEVSFLGVHTGHLGFYTDWRDYELEELVQSLLVHQEKSISYPLLDVKISFHGNKPDKHFLALNESTIKRANRTMVADVLIKDELFERFRGDGLSVSTPTGSTAYNKSIGGAVLHPSINAFQLAEIASLNNRVFRTLGSPIVIAHTEWLEIKLQESNDYLITVDQLDIYQDDIKSIYYRIADERIHFASYRHMHFWHRVKDAFISED is encoded by the coding sequence ATGAAAGTAGCCATTGTTCATAATCATGAACACAAATCAAGTGAAGTTACTCGCCATTTACTCCTGCTTCTGAAAAAAAATAAAATCGAAATCGATGATCATCAACCTGATCTTGTGATTTCTGTAGGTGGTGATGGGACGCTATTATCTGCTTTTCACCGTTTTAGTCATCGATTAGATGAAGTCAGTTTTTTAGGTGTTCACACTGGTCATTTAGGGTTTTATACGGACTGGCGGGATTATGAGCTAGAAGAATTAGTTCAAAGTTTGTTAGTTCATCAAGAAAAAAGTATTAGTTATCCCTTGTTGGATGTGAAAATCAGTTTTCATGGAAATAAACCGGATAAACATTTTCTGGCACTAAATGAGTCAACGATCAAGCGAGCCAATCGGACGATGGTTGCGGATGTATTGATCAAAGACGAACTGTTTGAGCGCTTCCGTGGCGATGGGTTGTCTGTTTCCACGCCGACAGGTTCAACAGCGTACAACAAGAGTATTGGCGGCGCTGTGCTGCATCCAAGTATTAATGCATTTCAATTAGCTGAAATTGCTTCATTGAATAATCGCGTATTTCGAACATTAGGCTCTCCGATCGTGATAGCTCATACAGAATGGTTGGAAATTAAATTACAGGAAAGCAATGATTATTTGATCACGGTCGACCAATTAGATATTTATCAAGATGATATCAAGTCGATTTATTATCGTATTGCGGATGAGCGGATCCACTTTGCCTCATATCGACATATGCATTTTTGGCATCGTGTAAAAGATGCCTTCATTAGCGAGGATTAA
- a CDS encoding GTP pyrophosphokinase: protein MEKEWELFLAPYEQAVGEMKVKLRGIRKQFREQNKHTPIEFVTGRVKPVDSILTKAALRNISVDRLEEEMQDIAGLRIMCQFVEDIRQVVAIIRNRKDLKIIQERDYITNKKESGYRSYHLVIEYPVQLITGEKMILAEIQIRTLAMNFWATIEHSLNYKYQGAFPEEMKERLQRAAEAAYQLDEEMSTIREEIQEAQHLFSHGRGKSKANYYQNFNDRKEQLEKE, encoded by the coding sequence ATGGAGAAAGAGTGGGAGCTTTTTCTGGCACCTTATGAACAGGCTGTTGGAGAAATGAAAGTTAAACTGCGCGGTATTCGTAAGCAGTTTCGAGAGCAAAATAAACATACACCTATTGAGTTTGTAACAGGAAGAGTGAAACCTGTAGATAGTATTTTAACGAAAGCGGCATTGCGTAATATTTCTGTTGATCGTTTGGAAGAAGAGATGCAGGATATTGCAGGTCTGAGGATCATGTGTCAATTTGTTGAGGACATTCGGCAAGTGGTAGCGATTATCCGTAATCGAAAAGACTTGAAAATCATTCAAGAACGAGATTATATTACTAATAAAAAAGAGAGTGGCTATCGTTCGTATCATTTAGTGATCGAATATCCAGTTCAATTGATTACAGGCGAAAAAATGATTTTAGCTGAAATTCAAATTCGGACATTGGCGATGAACTTTTGGGCTACGATCGAACATTCATTAAATTATAAATATCAAGGTGCTTTTCCAGAAGAGATGAAAGAACGGCTGCAGCGTGCGGCTGAAGCTGCCTATCAATTAGATGAAGAAATGTCCACGATCCGTGAAGAAATTCAAGAAGCTCAGCATTTGTTCTCACATGGACGAGGAAAATCAAAAGCTAATTATTATCAAAATTTCAATGATCGTAAAGAGCAGTTAGAGAAAGAATAG
- a CDS encoding CYTH domain-containing protein, with amino-acid sequence MSENLEIEFKTLLSIEEFSRVIDYFQFKEEQFFTQINYYFDSADFQLRKRRMGLRVRVLSDNAEITLKIPEKVGLLEINDTLSVDEAKAIVESATLPTIGNVYNKLNQLGIDQSDLRLIGSLTTKRAEIKLPQGLLALDESWYNEQHDFELELEVNDATNGKKDFLSLLDTLTIKESPSPNKIQRMMLSSKEKD; translated from the coding sequence GTGAGTGAAAATTTAGAAATAGAATTTAAGACATTATTATCTATAGAAGAATTTTCACGTGTGATTGACTACTTTCAATTTAAAGAAGAACAATTTTTTACCCAAATCAATTATTATTTTGACTCAGCCGATTTTCAACTTAGAAAAAGGCGGATGGGTCTGAGAGTTCGTGTCCTATCAGATAATGCAGAAATCACTTTAAAAATCCCTGAAAAAGTCGGTTTGTTGGAAATCAATGATACGCTTTCTGTTGATGAAGCAAAGGCTATCGTTGAATCGGCCACACTTCCAACTATTGGAAATGTTTACAACAAATTGAATCAATTAGGAATTGACCAAAGTGATTTACGTTTAATCGGCAGCTTAACAACTAAACGAGCAGAAATAAAACTTCCCCAAGGTTTACTCGCGCTAGATGAAAGTTGGTACAATGAGCAACATGATTTTGAGTTGGAGTTAGAAGTAAATGACGCAACCAACGGTAAGAAAGATTTTCTTTCCTTATTGGATACTTTGACTATCAAAGAATCCCCGTCTCCTAACAAAATCCAACGCATGATGCTAAGCTCAAAAGAGAAAGATTAA